The following is a genomic window from Planctomycetota bacterium.
CGCGGGACGGGGGCGTTCCTCATCCTGCAGGTGCACGACGAGCTGGTGCTCGAGGCTCCGGCGGAGCGCGCGGCGGAGGCGGGGCGCCTGGTGCGGGAGGAGATGGAGCGGGTCCACCCGCTGCGGGTTCCGCTCCGGGTGGACGTCGCGGCGGGCGGCACGTGGGCGGAGATGGAGGAGATCCGGTGAGGGGGACGGGCCGGGCGCGGCTCGGTCTGGCGGCGGCGCTTCTGGCGCCCCTCGGGGGGCTCCGCGCCCAGGAGGCCGATCCGGGGGCGCGGGCTCAGGAGGGGCGCCTGGACGTGTGGGCCGGCGAGGAGATCGTCCACTGGACCGAGGAGGGGCGCGACGCGCTCTTTCTGACCGGTCAGGTCCGGGTCCGCCGCGGCGACATCGAAATGACCGCGGCGCGCGCCCTCGCCTGGGTCCGCCAGGGGACCCTCGAGGAGGTCTACGCCGAGGGCAACGTGATTCTCCGCCAGGGCACCCAGCGCATGCGCGCGGAGCGACTGTACTTCAACTTCGCCCGCAACCGGGCCTACATCGTGGATTTGCGGCTTCAGGGCACCAGCGAGACGCTGCGCAACCAGATTTTCTACGTCGCCGCGCGCGAGGCGCGCATGAGCGCGGACGGGGTGATCGAAGCCGAGGGCATCTCGATCACGACGTGCAATTACGGAATTCCCCACTACCATCTTTCGATCGACGAGGCGCGCCTGGTGGGGCGGGAGCGCTACGAGCCCCGTCCGGGACGGCCGGTGATCTGGCCTTACCGGAGCTGGCAGGTTCAGATCGAGGACGTCTACCCGGAGCTCATGGGCGCGCCGATCTTCTTCCTTCCGGGACTCATTCTGGGACCGTGGGTGAAGGATATCCCCGTCCGGTCCGTGCAGTACGGACGGACTTCCCGGTTCGGGCACTACGTGCTGACCGAGTTCGGCCTGAAGCTCAAGGCTCAGGGGGAGGACGGCAAGCCCCGCGTCTGGGGGGAGCTTTCGGCGGAGGCCGACTGGCGCCAGAAACGGGGCGGGGCCGGCGGCCTGGATCTGCGCTACGGGTGGGAGGGCTATCACGGCTTCCTGGACACGTACTTTTTGCACGATCAGGGGCGCGACCTCGACGTTTCGTTCGACCAGCGCATGGAGGCGGAGGATCCGCTGCGGCGGAAGGAGCGCGGCCGGGCGCACTTCTTCCACCGTCACGATCTGGACGCCCACTGGCGCTACGAGCTCGAAGCGCACTACCTTTCCGACCGGAGCCTCCGCGAAGAGTTCTTCGAGAAGGAATTCAAGGAATCCAAGGAACCCGAGACCGCGGCCTACCTCCGCTGGGTGGACGGAATCCTGGGCGGCTACGCGTACGAGCGCCACCGGCTCAACGACTTTCAGACCCAGAACGAGTATCTGCCCCGGGTGAACGTTTCGCTTCTGAGCTATCCCTTTCTCGAAGGAATCCTCGACAACGTTTACTGGACCCAGCGCTTCGACGTGGTGCACATCCGGCGACGGTTCGACGAGGACCTCGATCTCGAATCCGCCCGCGCCTGGCGGATGGACACGGTGACGGAACTGTCGATGCCGTGGGATCTGGGGCCGGTTCAGCTTTCCCCGTTCGGGCGGAACCGGCTGACGGTGTACGAGGACGACCTCCAAGGGGAAACCGAAGCGCGGGCGCTCTGGACGGCGGGAGGGAGGCTGGTGACCCAGGCGCACGCGACGTACGCGGACTGGGCGTGGCGGGCCGTCGGTCTGCGCGGTCTGCGGACCGTGGTCGAGGCGGAGCTGCGGTACGCGCGGACGTTCGACACGAACGTGCCCCCGTCGGAGCTCTTCCCGTTCGAAGAGGTGGATCAGCTCGATGAGTTCGAGGAGGTCGCCCTCGAAGTCCGCCATCGGCTCCTGACCAAGGACGAGAGGGGAAAGCCGTTCGAATTCTTCGAAGGGGTTGTGTCCCTGGAGTATTATCCGGAGGCCCGCCGGGACACGACGTTCGCCAATCCGAACACGCTGGAATTCCCCTTCTCGTGGATCGGCCTGGCCCCCGGTTCGGGGGGCGTCTTCGAGCGCCGTTCCGTTTCGAATCTCCACTACGATCTGGCTTTCCGGCCGCGAAGTTTTTTATGGTTCCGCGGGGCGGGCGAGTATAATCCCGAGACCCGCCACGAGGAAGTCCGGGAGCTGTCCGCCGGGGCGACTCCGTTTGCGGGACTGGGCCTTTCGGTCCGGCAGACGTTCGTCCGGGGCGTCACGGACGCCGTCGGGGCGGAGGTGAGCTGGTCCCTGACCCCCAAGTGGTCGGTGACGGGGGCCGTTCAGTACGACTTCAAGATCGACGAATACTTGTCCCAGAGCCTGACGGTGTCCCGAGACTATCACGACTTCCTCCTCCAGGCGGTGGTCGAGCGCGATTTCGGGCGCGACGATCGCCGCTTCTACGTCACGGTGGTTCCGAAGTTCGCCGCGACCGCCCGGGGCGCCGGCGGAGCCGGCCGGCCATGAACGTTTCGGTCATCGGAACGGGGCATGTCGGCCTGCCGACGGGCGCCTGCCTGGCGGAGCGGGGCCATCACGTTCTTTGCGTGGACAGCGACGGCGCGAAGATCCGGGCGCTGCGCGCCGGGCGGATCCCGTTCTACGAGCCGGGCCTGGAGGAGGTCGTCCGCCGGAACGTGAAGGCGGGCCGCCTTCGCTTCGGCGGCTCCAACGCCGACGCGACGGCCTTCGGGAAGGTGATCTTCATCTGCGTCCCGACGCCTCCCCGCGGAGACGGCGGAGCGGACCTGACGTACATCGAATCCGTCTCGCGGGACATCGCCGCGGCGCTTTCCGACTATCGACTGATCGTCGAGCGCAGCACGGTGCCGGTCCGGACCGGCGAGCACGTCAAGGCGGTGATCACGAAGTACGCCCGCGGGGGCAAGGATTTCGACGTGGCTTCGAACCCCGAGTTCCTACGGGAAGGCTCGGCCGTGGAAGATACGCTTCATCCCGACCGCGTCGTGCTCGGGGTCGAGACGCGCCGCGCCGAGATGATCCTCCGGGAACTGTACGCCCCGTTCAAGGCGCCGATCCTGGTGACGGACATCAAGAGCGCGGAGCTCATCAAGCACGCCTCGAACTCGTTTCTGGCGCTGAAGATCTCGTACATCAACGCGATCGCGGCTCTGTGCGAGAAGGCGGGCGCCAACGTGATCGAGGTGGCCCGCGGGATGGGGATGGACCGCCGCATCGGGCCGCACTTCCTGCGGGCCGGCATCGGATACGGAGGGTCCTGCTTTCCCAAGGATGTCGCCGCCTTCGAGGCCATCGCGCGGGATCTCGGGTACGATTTCGGTCTGTTGCGGGAGGTGCAGCGGATCAATCAGGAGGCCTGCGACCGCTTCGTCAAGAAGGTGGAACAGGAGCTGTGGATCGTGAAGGGAAAGACCATTGCGGCCTGGGGGCTTTCGTTCAAGCCGGACACGGACGACGTGCGCGAGTCGGTCGCCCTCAAGGTCGTCTCCCGCCTGGTCGGGCTCGGCGCCCGCGTGCGGGCCTACGATCCGCGGGCCAACGGGGAAGCCCGCGGGGTCCTGGGGCGCTCGGTCGCCTTCTGCCGGAGCGCGCTCGAGGCCGCCCGCGGCGCCGACTGCGCGCTTCTTCTGACCGAATGGGAAGAATTCGGACGGCTGGACCTGCGCAAAGTCCGGCGCGTCATGGCCCATCCCACGATCCTCGACGGGCGCAATTTCTTCGATCCGGAGAAGGTCCGGGAACTCGGCTTCACCTATCGGAGCGTCGGACGGCCATGAGCGTCGCGGTTTATCCCGGCAGCTTCGACCCGATCACGAACGGGCACCTGGACGTCATCCGCCGCGGCGCCAAGATCTTCGACCGGCTGATCGTGGCCGTGGCCGACAACCCCGCCAAGCAGGCCCTCTTCACCAAGGACGAGCGGGTCGAGATGATCCGGGAAGTCACCCGAGGCTTCCGGAACGTGGAGGTGGATTCGTTCGACGGACTCGTGGTCGATTACGTCCGCCGCCGCAAGGCGCACGTCATCCTGCGCGGGATCCGGACGATCTCGGATTTCGAATACGAATACCAAATGGCGCTGACGAACCGGACGTTCGCGCCGGACATCGAGACGACGTTTCTCCTCACCCACGAGGAGTACTCGTTCATGAGCTCGCGGCTGATCAAGGAAGCGGCCTCTCTGGGAGGGGACGTGAGCGCGTTCCTGCCCAAGGAGGTCGAAAAACGCCTTCGGGCCAAACTGCGCAAGCCGTAGGGCCCGCCGCTACTTCTTCTCCTCGATCACCTCGACGAAGTCGCCCCGCTGGATGTCCTCGAACCGGGTTTCCCCTTCCGGCCGGGCCCAGGAGCCCCAGACCTGCACGTCCGTGAGGACGAGGGTGCCGACCTTCTGGCCGCGCCGGCGCACTTCGCAGCGGGTTCCCGGCTTGACGCCGTCCTGCCGCCGGAGATTGACGGCGATGAGGTTGCGCTTCTCGTCGCTC
Proteins encoded in this region:
- a CDS encoding UDP-glucose/GDP-mannose dehydrogenase family protein — its product is MNVSVIGTGHVGLPTGACLAERGHHVLCVDSDGAKIRALRAGRIPFYEPGLEEVVRRNVKAGRLRFGGSNADATAFGKVIFICVPTPPRGDGGADLTYIESVSRDIAAALSDYRLIVERSTVPVRTGEHVKAVITKYARGGKDFDVASNPEFLREGSAVEDTLHPDRVVLGVETRRAEMILRELYAPFKAPILVTDIKSAELIKHASNSFLALKISYINAIAALCEKAGANVIEVARGMGMDRRIGPHFLRAGIGYGGSCFPKDVAAFEAIARDLGYDFGLLREVQRINQEACDRFVKKVEQELWIVKGKTIAAWGLSFKPDTDDVRESVALKVVSRLVGLGARVRAYDPRANGEARGVLGRSVAFCRSALEAARGADCALLLTEWEEFGRLDLRKVRRVMAHPTILDGRNFFDPEKVRELGFTYRSVGRP
- the coaD gene encoding pantetheine-phosphate adenylyltransferase — its product is MSVAVYPGSFDPITNGHLDVIRRGAKIFDRLIVAVADNPAKQALFTKDERVEMIREVTRGFRNVEVDSFDGLVVDYVRRRKAHVILRGIRTISDFEYEYQMALTNRTFAPDIETTFLLTHEEYSFMSSRLIKEAASLGGDVSAFLPKEVEKRLRAKLRKP